A DNA window from Calliphora vicina chromosome 1, idCalVici1.1, whole genome shotgun sequence contains the following coding sequences:
- the LOC135955767 gene encoding aldo-keto reductase family 1 member A1 — protein sequence MACDKFLTFNNGVKMPALGIGTWQAPDDEVELAINLALEAGYRHIDTAPVYMNEKTIGKVLKEWLDSGRIKREELFVTTKLPPPAIVADYVEPTLRKSLADLQLDYVDLYLIHVPFGVLLENGDFKRDENGLIAIDPTTDHAAVWKKMEHIYKLGLAKAIGLSNFNIKQIENVLDNCNIRPANLQIEHHIYLQQPELVDFCKNEGITVTAYSPLGSKGITNLNKMAGVERELPDLMDVLIVKEIAEAHDKTPAQVLLRWIIDSGLSAIPKSTNPERLKQNLDIFDFKLTDDEMEKMKSLDADVRICDFKFFPGVEKHPDFPF from the exons atggcTTGTGATAAGTTTTTAACATTCAATAATGGTGTAAAAATGCCGGCTTTAGGAATTGGTACATGGCAA GCTCCAGATGACGAAGTTGAATTAGCCATTAATTTAGCTTTGGAGGCTGGCTATCGCCATATTGATACGGCTCCTGTTTATATGAATGAAAAAACGATTGGAAAAGTATTGAAAGAATGGCTGGATTCTGGACGCATTAAACGTGAAGAACTCTTTGTGACTACAAAGCTGCCACCACCGG CCATTGTTGCAGATTATGTTGAGCCTACTTTACGCAAGTCACTGGCTGACTTGCAATTGGATTATGTTGATCTGTATTTGATACATGTACCCTTTGGAGTCCTTTTGGAGAATGGAGATTTTAAGCGTGATGAAAATGGCTTGATTGCCATTGATCCCACTACTGACCATGCAGCAGTATGGAAG AAAATGGAGCATATTTATAAATTGGGTCTGGCAAAAGCTATTGGGTTATCAAATTTCAACatcaaacaaattgaaaatgttttagaTAATTGTAATATTAGGCCAGCCAATTTGCag ATCGAACATCATATTTACTTACAACAACCCGAATTGGTTGATTTCTGCAAGAATGAGGGCATTACTGTTACCGCCTATTCGCCATTGGGCTCAAAAGGTATTACCAATTTAAATAAGATGGCTGGTGTTGAACGGGAATTGCCCGATCTAATGGATGTATTGATAGTTAAAGAAATTGCTGAAGCTCATGACAAGACACCAGCTCAAGTACTACTACGTTGGATTATTGACTCCGGCCTATCGGCCATACCGAAAAGCACCAACCCCGAGAGATTGAAGCAAAATCTAgatatttttgatttcaaattgaCCGATGATGAAATGGAGAAAATGAAATCATTGGATGCTGATGTGCGcatttgtgattttaaatttttccccgg AGTTGAAAAGCATCCTGATTTTCCTTTCTAA
- the LOC135952231 gene encoding uncharacterized protein LOC135952231: MGNPLSPTVADIILDCLLDQTLAELQEKNIKIKLITKYVDDLFAIMKYEDEDMILKTFNSYHNKLKFTLERETDNSILYLDMRIHRNNQRIITDWYMKPIASGRLLNFHSTQPMRQKMNTAMNLINKVMKMSDRQFEIGNMAKIKIILKKNDFPNDLVDKLIIKVKNGSNDNSSRENDKEDTSGNAKYYSIPFIPRLTENNKLREMIKDQQIIFAHKPNRTIHSLFTQTKTKIECREQGDVVYQIECDGGDSEVCGKVYIGTTKRNLGVRIDEHKADIKREKQSTALSQHCIENGHKPNFERVKILDKEKRENKRYTLESLRIQQKSESAINTKEDKDNTNAIYTIAIF; this comes from the coding sequence ATGGGAAACCCTTTATCACCGACAGTTGCTGATATAATATTGGACTGCCTACTGGATCAAACATTAGCGGAGCTACaggagaaaaatattaaaataaaactcatcacAAAATATGTCGATGATTTATTTGCTATAATGAAATATGAGGATGAGGACATGATACTAAAAACATTTAACTCATATCACAACAAGTTGAAATTTACGCTGGAGAGAGAAACGGACAACTCTATACTATACCTTGATATGAGAATACATAGGAATAACCAGAGGATAATAACAGATTGGTATATGAAACCAATTGCATCTGGACGATTATTGAATTTCCACTCAACACAACCCATGAGACAAAAGATGAATACAGCGATGAATCTAATTAACAAAGTTATGAAGATGAGTGACCGACAATTTGAAATAGGAAATATGGCGAAAATTAAGATTATACTGAAGAAAAATGACTTTCCAAATGATCTAGTGGATAAACTGATAATTAAGGTCAAAAATGGGAGTAATGATAATTCTTCACGGGAAAATGACAAAGAGGACACATCTGGCAACGCCAAATATTACAGTATACCTTTTATCCCAAGACTAACTGAGAACAACAAATTGAGAGAGatgataaaagaccaacaaataatatttgcaCATAAACCAAACAGAACAATACACAGcttatttacacaaacaaagaCGAAGATTGAGTGCAGAGAACAAGGTGATGTAGTGTATCAAATTGAATGTGATGGCGGAGACAGTGAGGTGTGTGGGAAAGTGTACATTGGCACAACAAAGAGAAATTTAGGCGTGAGAATAGATGAACATAAGGCGGACATAAAGAGAGAAAAACAATCAACTGCACTATCACAACACTGCATTGAAAACGGACACAAACCAAACTTTGAAAGAGTGAAGATTTTAGATAAggaaaaaagggaaaataagAGATATACGTTGGAGAGCTTGAGAATACAGCAAAAATCAGAAAGtgcaataaatacaaaagaggataaagataatacaaatgcAATCTACACCATTGCAATATTTTAG